In the genome of bacterium, one region contains:
- a CDS encoding type II toxin-antitoxin system prevent-host-death family antitoxin, which yields MKKLTIREARQSLSHLDRLLEAEGELTITRRGKPVAHVTPVGPKREMPSRKSLRESMPRMKQGSERLVREDRDAR from the coding sequence ATGAAGAAACTGACCATACGGGAAGCGCGGCAGTCGCTATCGCACCTGGACCGGTTGCTGGAAGCCGAAGGGGAATTGACCATCACGCGACGAGGCAAGCCGGTTGCCCACGTCACGCCGGTCGGTCCCAAGAGGGAAATGCCCTCCCGCAAGTCGTTGCGTGAGAGCATGCCCCGGATGAAGCAGGGGAGCGAACGTCTTGTCCGGGAGGACCGGGATGCCCGGTAG
- a CDS encoding type II toxin-antitoxin system Phd/YefM family antitoxin — MGVKFSEDVVPISDLKINPGKVVRRVSEKHRPLLLTSRGRGVAVVQSLADFEVRQEQQAFMKAVVQGMMDLEAGREWSLADVRKRLGLS, encoded by the coding sequence ATGGGTGTAAAGTTCTCCGAGGACGTGGTTCCGATCAGCGATCTCAAGATCAACCCCGGGAAGGTGGTCCGGCGGGTATCGGAGAAGCATCGCCCTCTCCTGCTGACCTCCCGTGGGCGTGGGGTCGCGGTCGTTCAGTCTCTCGCCGACTTCGAGGTCCGGCAGGAACAGCAGGCATTCATGAAGGCTGTTGTACAAGGGATGATGGACCTTGAGGCCGGCCGGGAATGGTCACTGGCCGATGTACGGAAGCGACTGGGACTGTCTTGA
- a CDS encoding type II toxin-antitoxin system VapC family toxin, with translation MPGREVVYFDTSALAKWYLNESFSADVERYLMEHGPVAISDLTVVEMRSLLARRRRENHVDPKLENRVFSTFEDDIRRGFLTRHPMPATTAAGAVNLISTLPDVPLRTLDAMHLVIAREIDASILATADRIMAAGAQEMGFSVVRFFK, from the coding sequence ATGCCCGGTAGGGAAGTCGTATACTTCGACACCAGCGCCCTGGCCAAGTGGTACCTGAACGAATCCTTTTCCGCGGATGTCGAGCGGTACCTTATGGAGCACGGTCCGGTCGCGATCAGCGACCTGACGGTGGTCGAGATGCGCAGTCTCCTTGCCCGCCGCAGGAGGGAGAACCATGTCGATCCAAAGTTGGAGAATCGGGTCTTCTCCACCTTCGAAGACGATATCCGCCGCGGTTTCCTGACCCGTCACCCCATGCCGGCGACTACCGCCGCTGGCGCCGTAAACCTCATTTCGACTCTTCCCGACGTTCCGTTGCGGACGCTGGATGCGATGCATCTGGTCATCGCGCGGGAGATCGATGCTTCGATCCTCGCGACCGCCGACCGGATCATGGCTGCCGGCGCGCAGGAAATGGGTTTCTCCGTGGTCCGTTTCTTCAAATAG
- a CDS encoding type II toxin-antitoxin system RelE/ParE family toxin, whose protein sequence is MVTGRCTEATGTVLKRTAGPVVISFSGSAVADLEEIRRHYRELSAPEAAERFLQEIFRNIGKPGRFPLAGRVVPEFGVEFLREVIVSPFRVVYRVDPGRVRVIRVWRSERLLETPPEF, encoded by the coding sequence ATGGTCACTGGCCGATGTACGGAAGCGACTGGGACTGTCTTGAAGCGCACCGCCGGGCCGGTGGTCATTTCATTCTCCGGCTCCGCCGTCGCCGATCTGGAAGAGATCCGGCGTCATTACCGCGAACTTTCCGCTCCTGAGGCGGCGGAACGGTTCCTTCAAGAGATCTTCAGGAACATCGGGAAACCGGGGCGTTTCCCTCTGGCGGGGCGCGTTGTCCCCGAGTTTGGCGTCGAGTTCCTGCGGGAAGTCATCGTGTCGCCGTTTCGAGTGGTCTACCGTGTCGATCCGGGCCGAGTCAGGGTCATACGCGTGTGGCGGAGCGAGCGGTTGCTCGAGACTCCCCCCGAGTTTTGA